From Thermomicrobiales bacterium:
CGGCACCCCCGGCCGCGTCATGGACCACATGCGCCGTGGCACGTTGGTGCTCGATGACCTCGAGTTCTTCGTGCTCGACGAAGCCGACGAAATGCTCGACATGGGCTTTATCGAGGATATCGACTGGATCCTCGAACAGGTCCCGGAGGACAAGCGCACCGCGCTCTTCTCCGCAACCATGCCGCCCCGCATCGTCGAGCTCGCAAAGACCCACATGAACAACCCTGAACGGCTCACCGTTCAGGGCAAGCAGATGACTGTTCCGGCTACGAGCCAGACGTATTACGAGATTCCCCGCAGTCGCAAGACCGACGCGCTCACCCGCATCCTCGATGCCGAAGCGCCGCCGCTGGCCATGATTTTCGCCCGCACCAAGTTAGGCGTGGACGAGCTGGGCGAGGCGCTGCTGGCCCGTGGTTTCGCGGCCGAAACGCTGCACGGAGACCTGTCCCAGGCCCAGCGCGACCGCGTCATGCGCCGCTTCCGCTCCGGGCAGGCCGATATCCTGGTCGCGACCGATGTGGCGGCCCGCGGTATCGACGTGGACGACGTCACCCACGTCATCAACTATGACGTTCCCGAAAGCGCTGAGACCTATGTCCACCGTATCGGGCGCACCGGGCGAGCCGGCAAGCGCGGCGAGGCGATCACCCTCGTTACCCCAAAGGAAACCCGCTGGCTGCGTCAGATCGAACGCATCATCAAGGCCAAGATCGAGCCGCGCCGCCTTCCGACGCTCGCGGACGTGGCCGAGCGCCGCAAGGACGCAATGAAGTTGGAAGTGCTCGAAGCGCTGAAGGACGAAAACTCGTTCCAGACCTACATGCAGGCGATCAACGACCTGGCCGAGGATCACGAGGCGACCGATATCGCCGCCGCGCTCCTCAAACTCTACGCCGATCAGACCGGCCGCGGGCTTGCTTCTGAGGCAATCGAGGACGATCTTGCCGCGCTTACCCATGCGGCCGTGAGCCGCCAGGAGCGCTTCGAGCGCGATCGCCGCGATGGCGGCCGTGAGCGCGATGGCGGCTTCCATCGAGACGGCGGGCGTGACAGCGGCCGCTACGAACGTGGACAGGAACCGGGCATGACTCGGCTTTTCCTCAACATTGGTCGCAACTTCAATGTTCGCCCGCAAGACATCGTCGGCGCCATCGCCAATGAGGCCGGCATTCCCGGCCGCTCGATCGGCGCCATCGACATTCTCGAGACCTACAGCTTCGTCGATATCCCGAGCCAGTACGTCGATCAGGTCATCGACGCAGTGACCTCCAGCGGCATCAAGGGCCGCAATGTCAACGCCGAACGCGCCCAACCGGGCGCCGGGCGAGGCCGCGATAGCGACCGAGGCGGCGATCGCGGAGGGTATCGCGGCGACCGCGGTGGCGACTACCGCCAGAACCGGCCGCCCCGCCAGCAAGGCGGCGGCAGCTACGGTGGCGGCAACCGTCAGGGTGGCGGTGGTTAC
This genomic window contains:
- a CDS encoding DEAD/DEAH box helicase, which codes for MKPKRRARKTATPEEEAAQILLDNGIAAVEIADEAPAKKPRTAKKAVAVLEATETSESEKPKRTRAKKAAAEAEPKVEIVEIVEPVEIIEVIEVEEPVEFIDSSSYGDPDDDFDGDVAKVAAERVAPEPTRDRKRESDTLTFSDLGLSDAILKSVKDVGYEEPTPIQAITIPAMLRGGDIIAQAQTGSGKTAAFGLPIIDTVNGRDRSVQALILTPTRELAIQVAEALHKYGKHKGIETLPIYGGQPYERQFRGLQRGPQIVVGTPGRVMDHMRRGTLVLDDLEFFVLDEADEMLDMGFIEDIDWILEQVPEDKRTALFSATMPPRIVELAKTHMNNPERLTVQGKQMTVPATSQTYYEIPRSRKTDALTRILDAEAPPLAMIFARTKLGVDELGEALLARGFAAETLHGDLSQAQRDRVMRRFRSGQADILVATDVAARGIDVDDVTHVINYDVPESAETYVHRIGRTGRAGKRGEAITLVTPKETRWLRQIERIIKAKIEPRRLPTLADVAERRKDAMKLEVLEALKDENSFQTYMQAINDLAEDHEATDIAAALLKLYADQTGRGLASEAIEDDLAALTHAAVSRQERFERDRRDGGRERDGGFHRDGGRDSGRYERGQEPGMTRLFLNIGRNFNVRPQDIVGAIANEAGIPGRSIGAIDILETYSFVDIPSQYVDQVIDAVTSSGIKGRNVNAERAQPGAGRGRDSDRGGDRGGYRGDRGGDYRQNRPPRQQGGGSYGGGNRQGGGGYGNRRDSGQGGYQRNSGGQRRGDGNTWDYRGGNTSYGNRRDSDMVDRTPRSDRFDRNLGRDLD